A stretch of the Medicago truncatula cultivar Jemalong A17 chromosome 5, MtrunA17r5.0-ANR, whole genome shotgun sequence genome encodes the following:
- the LOC11424846 gene encoding uncharacterized protein isoform X1, with translation MLYSTNYRLLFLLFLLFLISVPSFQHKCLASAESSIHGKTFKRPDPLRHFKDYNGEFDVRNKHYLASAAFTGVHGYAFAGVWLFFGVALGIFMIVRCLCGGSLSLPCLDHYYLHIFVLLLLLASLAIVASSFVLATSQKTIRRTEKLKDTVVGIGEEALGAINRVMRTTKQMQYLLLPYNPQICASLNSTTDDLRTNSRVIRRFIDKSEQSFNKAIDTLHTAHIVVLTVNLVTLVAALVLMLLHWRPGFIILILCLWILTSLCWFLTGFDYFLHTFANDACSAFEDFENNPQNSSLGSMLPCINDSFSGKLIAQIGSTIHTFIVELNSDVSLMYQLLGIGEENEELIGLVKICNPFSGPPNYSYSPHNCPRDAIRIGDLPKVLVRFTCHQDDTKEECRRNGRFLPQTSYNMAHAYSRSIQDMLDIYPDLQKLSKCAIVKNKAAEIVSHQCKPIRKSTKLLWASMMSLSIIMVVLVFTWVVETLRCWDKPLSTNTCFRTHTSR, from the exons ATGCTCTACTCAACCAACTACcgtttgttgtttcttttgtttctctTGTTCTTGATTTCAGTTCCATCTTTTCAACACAAATGTTTAGCTTCAGCAGAGTCTTCAATTCATGGAAAGACCTTCAAGAGACCCGATCCTTTACGACATTTCAAAGACTACAATGGAGAGTTCGATGTTCGAAACAAACATTACTTAGCT TCTGCGGCATTTACAGGAGTTCATGGATATGCATTTGCTGGAGTTTGGTTGTTTTTTGGGGTGGCTTTGGGCATTTTCATGATAGTTAGGTGTTTATGTGGTGGGTCTCTTTCATTACCATGCTTGGATCATTACTATCTCCACATTTTCGTCCTCCTTCTCTTGCTCGCATCTCTTGCCAT AGTTGCCTCAAGTTTTGTACTTGCCACAAGTCAAAAGACCATAAGGAGGACAGAAAAACTGAAAGACACTGTGGTTGGCATAGGAGAAGAAGCTCTTGGGGCCATAAACAGAGTAATGAGAACAACTAAACAGATGCAGtatcttcttcttccttataATCCACAAATATGCGCGAGTTTGAATTCCACTACCGATGATCTCAGAACAAACTCGCGTGTGATTCGTCGTTTTATCGACAAAAGTGAACAATCATTCAACAAAGCCATTGATACTTT GCATACAGCACATATAGTTGTTCTAACGGTCAACTTAGTAACACTAGTTGCAGCACTAG TTCTAATGCTACTGCATTGGCGTCCTGGATTCATAAT CCTAATCCTATGCCTTTGGATCCTAACAAGCCTTTGCTGGTTCCTGACTGGTTTTGATTATTTCCTTCACAC TTTTGCAAATGATGCATGCTCTGCATTTGAGGACTTTGAGAACAACCCACAGAACAGTAGTTTGGGTTCGATGTTACCATGCATTAATGACTCATTCTCTGGAAAATTGATAGCTCAAATTGGCAGCACAATCCACACTTTCATTGTTgag TTGAATTCTGACGTATCACTCATGTATCAGCTGCTAGGAATAggtgaagaaaatgaagaattaATTGGACTCGTGAAAATTTGTAACCCTTTCTCAGGGCCACCAAACTACAGCTACAGTCCACACAATTGCCCTCGTGATGCCATTCGGATTGGAGATTTACCAAAA GTTCTTGTAAGGTTCACATGCCACCAAGATGATACAAAAGAGGAATGCAGAAGAAATGGGAGATTTCTTCCACAGACTTCATACAACATGGCTCATGCATATAGTAGATCAATCCAAGACATGCTTGATATATATCCAGACTTGCAAAAACTATCAAAATGTGCCATTGTGAAGAACAAAGCTGCTGAAATTGTGTCTCATCAATGCAAACCAATAAGAAAATCAACTAAATTATTGTGGGCATCTATGATGTCTCTTTCCATTATTATGGTAGTCTTGGTATTCACCTGGGTGGTAGAGACTCTTCGATGCTGGGATAAACCCCTTTCTACGAATACATGTTTTAGGACTCATACATCTAGatag
- the LOC11424846 gene encoding uncharacterized protein isoform X3, translating to MIVRCLCGGSLSLPCLDHYYLHIFVLLLLLASLAIVASSFVLATSQKTIRRTEKLKDTVVGIGEEALGAINRVMRTTKQMQYLLLPYNPQICASLNSTTDDLRTNSRVIRRFIDKSEQSFNKAIDTLHTAHIVVLTVNLVTLVAALVLMLLHWRPGFIILILCLWILTSLCWFLTGFDYFLHTFANDACSAFEDFENNPQNSSLGSMLPCINDSFSGKLIAQIGSTIHTFIVELNSDVSLMYQLLGIGEENEELIGLVKICNPFSGPPNYSYSPHNCPRDAIRIGDLPKVLVRFTCHQDDTKEECRRNGRFLPQTSYNMAHAYSRSIQDMLDIYPDLQKLSKCAIVKNKAAEIVSHQCKPIRKSTKLLWASMMSLSIIMVVLVFTWVVETLRCWDKPLSTNTCFRTHTSR from the exons ATGATAGTTAGGTGTTTATGTGGTGGGTCTCTTTCATTACCATGCTTGGATCATTACTATCTCCACATTTTCGTCCTCCTTCTCTTGCTCGCATCTCTTGCCAT AGTTGCCTCAAGTTTTGTACTTGCCACAAGTCAAAAGACCATAAGGAGGACAGAAAAACTGAAAGACACTGTGGTTGGCATAGGAGAAGAAGCTCTTGGGGCCATAAACAGAGTAATGAGAACAACTAAACAGATGCAGtatcttcttcttccttataATCCACAAATATGCGCGAGTTTGAATTCCACTACCGATGATCTCAGAACAAACTCGCGTGTGATTCGTCGTTTTATCGACAAAAGTGAACAATCATTCAACAAAGCCATTGATACTTT GCATACAGCACATATAGTTGTTCTAACGGTCAACTTAGTAACACTAGTTGCAGCACTAG TTCTAATGCTACTGCATTGGCGTCCTGGATTCATAAT CCTAATCCTATGCCTTTGGATCCTAACAAGCCTTTGCTGGTTCCTGACTGGTTTTGATTATTTCCTTCACAC TTTTGCAAATGATGCATGCTCTGCATTTGAGGACTTTGAGAACAACCCACAGAACAGTAGTTTGGGTTCGATGTTACCATGCATTAATGACTCATTCTCTGGAAAATTGATAGCTCAAATTGGCAGCACAATCCACACTTTCATTGTTgag TTGAATTCTGACGTATCACTCATGTATCAGCTGCTAGGAATAggtgaagaaaatgaagaattaATTGGACTCGTGAAAATTTGTAACCCTTTCTCAGGGCCACCAAACTACAGCTACAGTCCACACAATTGCCCTCGTGATGCCATTCGGATTGGAGATTTACCAAAA GTTCTTGTAAGGTTCACATGCCACCAAGATGATACAAAAGAGGAATGCAGAAGAAATGGGAGATTTCTTCCACAGACTTCATACAACATGGCTCATGCATATAGTAGATCAATCCAAGACATGCTTGATATATATCCAGACTTGCAAAAACTATCAAAATGTGCCATTGTGAAGAACAAAGCTGCTGAAATTGTGTCTCATCAATGCAAACCAATAAGAAAATCAACTAAATTATTGTGGGCATCTATGATGTCTCTTTCCATTATTATGGTAGTCTTGGTATTCACCTGGGTGGTAGAGACTCTTCGATGCTGGGATAAACCCCTTTCTACGAATACATGTTTTAGGACTCATACATCTAGatag
- the LOC11424846 gene encoding uncharacterized protein isoform X2, with protein MLYSTNYRLLFLLFLLFLISVPSFQHKCLASAESSIHGKTFKRPDPLRHFKDYNGEFDVRNKHYLASAAFTGVHGYAFAGVWLFFGVALGIFMIVRCLCGGSLSLPCLDHYYLHIFVLLLLLASLAIVASSFVLATSQKTIRRTEKLKDTVVGIGEEALGAINRVMRTTKQMQYLLLPYNPQICASLNSTTDDLRTNSRVIRRFIDKSEQSFNKAIDTLHTAHIVVLTVNLVTLVAALVLMLLHWRPGFIILILCLWILTSLCWFLTGFDYFLHTFANDACSAFEDFENNPQNSSLGSMLPCINDSFSGKLIAQIGSTIHTFIVELLGIGEENEELIGLVKICNPFSGPPNYSYSPHNCPRDAIRIGDLPKVLVRFTCHQDDTKEECRRNGRFLPQTSYNMAHAYSRSIQDMLDIYPDLQKLSKCAIVKNKAAEIVSHQCKPIRKSTKLLWASMMSLSIIMVVLVFTWVVETLRCWDKPLSTNTCFRTHTSR; from the exons ATGCTCTACTCAACCAACTACcgtttgttgtttcttttgtttctctTGTTCTTGATTTCAGTTCCATCTTTTCAACACAAATGTTTAGCTTCAGCAGAGTCTTCAATTCATGGAAAGACCTTCAAGAGACCCGATCCTTTACGACATTTCAAAGACTACAATGGAGAGTTCGATGTTCGAAACAAACATTACTTAGCT TCTGCGGCATTTACAGGAGTTCATGGATATGCATTTGCTGGAGTTTGGTTGTTTTTTGGGGTGGCTTTGGGCATTTTCATGATAGTTAGGTGTTTATGTGGTGGGTCTCTTTCATTACCATGCTTGGATCATTACTATCTCCACATTTTCGTCCTCCTTCTCTTGCTCGCATCTCTTGCCAT AGTTGCCTCAAGTTTTGTACTTGCCACAAGTCAAAAGACCATAAGGAGGACAGAAAAACTGAAAGACACTGTGGTTGGCATAGGAGAAGAAGCTCTTGGGGCCATAAACAGAGTAATGAGAACAACTAAACAGATGCAGtatcttcttcttccttataATCCACAAATATGCGCGAGTTTGAATTCCACTACCGATGATCTCAGAACAAACTCGCGTGTGATTCGTCGTTTTATCGACAAAAGTGAACAATCATTCAACAAAGCCATTGATACTTT GCATACAGCACATATAGTTGTTCTAACGGTCAACTTAGTAACACTAGTTGCAGCACTAG TTCTAATGCTACTGCATTGGCGTCCTGGATTCATAAT CCTAATCCTATGCCTTTGGATCCTAACAAGCCTTTGCTGGTTCCTGACTGGTTTTGATTATTTCCTTCACAC TTTTGCAAATGATGCATGCTCTGCATTTGAGGACTTTGAGAACAACCCACAGAACAGTAGTTTGGGTTCGATGTTACCATGCATTAATGACTCATTCTCTGGAAAATTGATAGCTCAAATTGGCAGCACAATCCACACTTTCATTGTTgag CTGCTAGGAATAggtgaagaaaatgaagaattaATTGGACTCGTGAAAATTTGTAACCCTTTCTCAGGGCCACCAAACTACAGCTACAGTCCACACAATTGCCCTCGTGATGCCATTCGGATTGGAGATTTACCAAAA GTTCTTGTAAGGTTCACATGCCACCAAGATGATACAAAAGAGGAATGCAGAAGAAATGGGAGATTTCTTCCACAGACTTCATACAACATGGCTCATGCATATAGTAGATCAATCCAAGACATGCTTGATATATATCCAGACTTGCAAAAACTATCAAAATGTGCCATTGTGAAGAACAAAGCTGCTGAAATTGTGTCTCATCAATGCAAACCAATAAGAAAATCAACTAAATTATTGTGGGCATCTATGATGTCTCTTTCCATTATTATGGTAGTCTTGGTATTCACCTGGGTGGTAGAGACTCTTCGATGCTGGGATAAACCCCTTTCTACGAATACATGTTTTAGGACTCATACATCTAGatag